The Glandiceps talaboti chromosome 1, keGlaTala1.1, whole genome shotgun sequence genome has a segment encoding these proteins:
- the LOC144434464 gene encoding E3 ubiquitin-protein ligase TRIM56-like — MATADSSKKFSFDPSVLTCRLCSNQYDKSTRIPKYLSCLHVFCQPCLTKQIGKDEVIKCQICSQCTTTPQKGVIGFHTSATILNQKEYYEKQQNLQKGQDISCQSCHGEKGDIAVSFCLDCVAFLCQFCHDAHRHTLALGAHDILTLSDLKSYPWETIESFIRPKQYCSKRNHENHEITLYCDSDECQVPLCLQCAFVTHPRSEGHMVMEIGKAVEKYKDIIKGKINIAAQKRGNLREILIENEQEKNQCCAAQSRTRGQSQIILSKLD; from the coding sequence ATGGCAACAGCTGACTCCTCAAAGAAGTTTTCTTTCGATCCCAGTGTGTTGACCTGTAGGCTCTGTAGCAACCAGTATGATAAAAGTACCCGGATACCAAAATATCTTTCTTGTCTCCACGTGTTCTGTCAACCATGTTTGACTAAACAGATTGGTAAGGACGAAGTAATCAAGTGTCAAATATGTTCACAGTGTACGACAACACCACAGAAAGGTGTCATAGGTTTCCATACCAGTGCCACCATTTTGAATCAGAAAGAATACTATGAGAAGCAGCAAAACCTGCAAAAGGGCCAAGATATCTCGTGTCAGAGTTGTCATGGTGAAAAGGGTGACATAGCAGTGTCATTTTGTTTAGATTGTGTTGCATTTTTGTGTCAATTCTGCCATGATgcacacagacatacacttGCTCTTGGTGCACATGACATATTGACGCTTTCCGATCTAAAGTCATATCCATGGGAAACTATAGAATCATTCATCCGTCCTAAACAGTACTGTAGTAAGAGAAACCATGAAAACCATGAAATTACTTTGTACTGTGACAGCGATGAATGCCAAGTACCACTGTGTCTACAGTGTGCTTTTGTAACCCATCCAAGAAGTGAAGGACATATGGTGATGGAAATAGGAAAGGCCGTGGAGAAATACAAAGATATTATCAAGGGAAAGATAAACATTGCAGCACAGAAGCGCGGAAATCTTCGAGAAATACTCATCGAAAACGAGCAAGAAAAAAACCAATGTTGCGCAGCACAGTCAAGAACAAGAGGCCAGAGTCAAATCATTCTTTCGAAATTGGATTAA